In Cyprinus carpio isolate SPL01 chromosome A1, ASM1834038v1, whole genome shotgun sequence, the following proteins share a genomic window:
- the LOC109059059 gene encoding tubulin beta chain-like yields the protein MREIVHLQAGQCGNQIGAKFWEVISDEHGIDPTGSYHGDSDLQLDRISVYYNEASGGKYVPRAILVDLEPGTMDSVRSGPFGQIFRPDNFVFGQSGAGNNWAKGHYTEGAELVDSVMDVVRKEAESCDCLQGFQLTHSLGGGTGSGMGTLLISKIREEYPDRIMNTFSVVPSPKVSDTVVEPYNATLSVHQLVENTDETYCIDNEALYDICFRTLKLTTPTYGDLNHLVSATMSGVTTCLRFPGQLNADLRKLAVNMVPFPRLHFFMPGFAPLTSRGSQQYRVLSVPELTQQMFDAKNMMAACDPRHGRYLTVAAIFRGRMSMKEVDEQMLNVQNKNSSYFVEWIPNNVKTAVCDIPPRGLKMSATFIGNSTAIQELFKRISEQFTAMFRRKAFLHWYTGEGMDEMEFTEAESNMNDLVSEYQQYQDATAEEGEFEEEGEEEAA from the exons ATGCGCGAGATCGTGCACCTGCAGGCGGGCCAGTGCGGGAATCAGATCGGAGCGAAG TTCTGGGAAGTGATCAGTGATGAACACGGTATTGACCCCACTGGCAGCTACCATGGAGACAGTGACCTGCAGCTGGATCGCATCAGCGTTTACTACAACGAAGCGTCTG GGGGAAAGTATGTCCCTCGTGCCATCCTTGTGGATCTAGAGCCAGGAACCATGGACTCTGTCCGCTCCGGTCCTTTTGGGCAGATATTCAGACCTGACAACTTTGTTTTTG GTCAGAGTGGAGCTGGAAATAACTGGGCTAAGGGTCACTACACAGAGGGTGCCGAACTGGTGGACTCTGTGATGGACGTGGTCCGCAAGGAAGCTGAGAGCTGTGACTGTCTTCAGGGCTTTCAGCTCACGCATTCGCTGGGAGGAGGAACAGGCTCTGGCATGGGAACGCTCCTCATTAGCAAGATCCGCGAGGAGTATCCCGACCGCATCATGAACACCTTCAGCGTGGTGCCGTCCCCCAAAGTGTCGGATACGGTGGTGGAGCCCTACAACGCCACGTTGTCCGTTCACCAGCTGGTGGAGAACACGGATGAGACCTACTGCATTGACAACGAGGCCCTGTACGACATCTGCTTCCGCACTCTCAAACTCACCACGCCCACGTATGGCGACCTCAACCACCTCGTCTCGGCCACCATGAGCGGCGTCACCACCTGCCTGAGGTTCCCTGGACAGCTGAACGCCGATCTTCGCAAACTGGCGGTCAACATGGTGCCCTTCCCTCGTCTGCACTTCTTCATGCCTGGCTTCGCTCCTCTCACCAGCAGGGGGAGTCAGCAGTACCGCGTGCTCTCCGTCCcagagctcacccagcagatgtTCGACGCTAAGAACATGATGGCTGCATGCGACCCGCGCCACGGCCGCTACCTGACTGTGGCAGCCATTTTCCGTGGCCGCATGTCAATGAAGGAGGTGGACGAGCAGATGCTGAACGTCCAGAACAAGAACAGCAGCTACTTCGTGGAGTGGATCCCCAACAATGTCAAGACCGCTGTCTGCGACATTCCACCTCGTGGTCTCAAAATGTCTGCGACATTCATCGGCAACAGCACTGCCATCCAGGAGCTGTTCAAACGCATTTCGGAGCAATTCACCGCCATGTTTCGCCGCAAGGCCTTCCTGCACTGGTACACCGGCGAGGGCATGGATGAGATGGAGTTCACCGAGGCCGAGAGCAACATGAACGACCTGGTGTCCGAGTACCAGCAGTACCAGGACGCCACCGCAGAGGAGGGAGAATTCGAGGAGGAGGGTGAAGAGGAGGCCGCCTGA